The proteins below come from a single Arthrobacter sp. B1I2 genomic window:
- a CDS encoding diacylglycerol/lipid kinase family protein — protein sequence MTDNSSTSPKRAAIIVNPAKPVDIDVRGLVAKHCVENGWGEAIWLETTKEDPGVGQAKEALAQGADIVIAAGGDGTVRCVAEVLAGGDTPMGLLPLGTGNLLARNLGMDVTDYDGAMAGALIGTERKIDVVRARRSDPEKEQLFLVMAGLGYDATIMADTNEDLKDKVGWLAYVDAGIRNLPGKPIKATVAIDGKAVVHRGVRSVMVGNCGKVQGGLEIFPDAKMDDGLLDIAVLAPHHGKLGWLSVVAGMIGKGRGKDTAVEYFQGKTVEITLEHKDDYQLDGDHEGRGKHVLMTMEPGALTLRM from the coding sequence ATGACTGACAACAGTTCCACTTCCCCCAAACGTGCCGCCATCATCGTCAATCCTGCCAAGCCGGTGGATATCGACGTGCGGGGCCTGGTGGCCAAACACTGCGTGGAAAACGGCTGGGGCGAGGCCATCTGGCTGGAGACCACCAAGGAGGATCCGGGCGTGGGCCAGGCGAAGGAAGCGCTGGCCCAGGGCGCGGACATCGTGATCGCGGCCGGCGGCGACGGCACCGTGCGGTGCGTCGCCGAGGTCCTTGCCGGCGGGGACACCCCCATGGGCCTGCTTCCCCTGGGAACCGGCAACCTGCTGGCGCGCAACCTGGGCATGGACGTGACCGACTACGACGGTGCCATGGCCGGGGCACTGATCGGCACGGAGCGGAAGATCGACGTGGTCCGCGCCCGCCGCAGCGATCCGGAGAAGGAGCAGCTCTTCCTGGTCATGGCCGGCTTGGGCTACGACGCCACCATCATGGCGGACACCAACGAGGACCTGAAGGACAAGGTGGGCTGGCTGGCCTACGTGGACGCCGGGATCCGGAACCTGCCCGGCAAGCCGATCAAGGCAACCGTGGCGATCGACGGCAAGGCCGTGGTGCACCGGGGCGTCCGCAGCGTGATGGTGGGCAACTGCGGCAAGGTCCAGGGCGGCCTGGAGATCTTCCCTGACGCCAAGATGGACGACGGCCTGCTGGACATCGCGGTCCTGGCGCCCCACCACGGCAAGCTGGGTTGGCTCTCCGTAGTGGCGGGGATGATCGGCAAGGGCCGCGGCAAGGACACCGCCGTGGAGTACTTCCAGGGCAAGACAGTCGAAATCACGCTGGAGCACAAGGACGACTACCAGCTGGACGGCGACCACGAGGGCCGGGGCAAGCACGTGCTCATGACCATGGAGCCCGGTGCCCTGACCCTGCGGATGTAG
- a CDS encoding aspartate/glutamate racemase family protein, with product MKILVINPNISADVTALIESEALRSAAPGTELLVRTAGHGVEYIETRFESLIAAGAVAEIIAEHTRPGADPVDAVVVAAFGDPGMPALKELADVPVIGITEAALCAAALQGHRFSIIAISDRIKPWYRECVERFGLAGRLASIRSINDSLNSIASVQQDFKETLLALSRQAVTEDGADVVILAGAPLAGLARELRGQIPVPVVDGISAGIRMAETVAALQSGTHRAGAFAPPPAKNRKGLPGSLDAALAARQEHAVTPQPAA from the coding sequence ATGAAAATTCTGGTCATCAACCCCAACATCAGTGCGGATGTCACAGCACTGATCGAATCCGAGGCGCTCCGATCCGCCGCTCCCGGCACCGAACTGCTGGTGCGTACGGCCGGCCACGGCGTGGAATACATCGAGACGCGTTTCGAGTCCCTCATCGCCGCCGGTGCCGTGGCCGAAATCATCGCCGAACACACCCGCCCCGGCGCAGACCCGGTCGATGCCGTCGTGGTGGCAGCCTTCGGCGACCCCGGCATGCCGGCCCTCAAGGAACTGGCGGACGTACCGGTCATCGGCATTACCGAGGCCGCGCTGTGCGCAGCGGCGCTGCAGGGCCACCGCTTCTCCATCATCGCCATCTCGGACCGCATCAAACCCTGGTACCGCGAGTGCGTGGAGCGCTTCGGCCTGGCTGGCCGGCTGGCCTCGATCCGCTCCATCAATGACTCCCTCAACAGCATCGCCTCCGTCCAGCAGGACTTCAAGGAAACGCTGCTGGCACTCAGCCGGCAGGCCGTCACCGAGGACGGCGCCGACGTCGTGATCCTTGCCGGCGCCCCGTTGGCGGGGCTGGCTCGTGAACTCAGGGGGCAGATCCCCGTCCCTGTTGTGGACGGCATCTCCGCCGGCATCCGCATGGCGGAGACGGTGGCCGCGCTGCAGTCCGGAACGCACCGCGCCGGTGCCTTTGCCCCGCCCCCGGCCAAGAACCGCAAGGGCCTGCCAGGCAGCCTGGACGCCGCCCTTGCCGCCCGCCAGGAGCACGCAGTAACCCCGCAGCCCGCTGCCTAA
- a CDS encoding NAD(P) transhydrogenase subunit alpha, which produces MDGTALLTITVLAVFVGFEVVSKVSSTLHTPLMSGANAIHGIILVGAIIVAGQAADPWVLAVALLAVVLATANLVGGFVVTDRMLHMFHAKKAAVRPRAGGK; this is translated from the coding sequence ATGGACGGAACAGCCCTGCTGACCATTACGGTACTGGCGGTGTTCGTCGGCTTCGAGGTGGTGTCCAAGGTTTCAAGCACCCTGCACACGCCGTTGATGTCCGGCGCGAACGCCATCCACGGCATCATCCTGGTGGGCGCCATCATCGTGGCGGGCCAGGCAGCAGACCCGTGGGTCCTGGCGGTGGCGCTGCTCGCCGTCGTCCTTGCCACGGCCAACCTGGTGGGCGGGTTCGTGGTGACGGACCGGATGCTGCACATGTTCCATGCCAAAAAGGCTGCAGTGCGGCCCAGGGCAGGCGGCAAATGA
- a CDS encoding IclR family transcriptional regulator domain-containing protein yields the protein MSDAVRTDTQPPQASDQYVQSLARGLAVIRAFDADRPVMTLTEVAGRTGLTRATARRFLHTLVELGYVRTDGKTFALTAKVLQLGYAYLSGLSLPQLAQPHLEELSLKLGESTSAAVLDGTDIAYIARVATRRIMTIGITVGTRFPAYATSMGRVLLAHLPPAELKAYLAAAEIKPLTPRAIGTVKELLAVLDTVQEQGWCLLDQELELGLMSVAAPVYDGSKVVAAVNVSLQAQSVDAKPDREAYLASVAQEIVATAKLISADLTARG from the coding sequence ATGAGCGATGCCGTCCGCACGGACACCCAACCCCCGCAAGCCAGCGACCAGTACGTCCAGTCGCTGGCCCGCGGGCTGGCGGTGATCCGTGCCTTCGATGCTGACCGTCCGGTCATGACGCTCACCGAGGTGGCGGGCCGCACCGGCCTGACCCGCGCCACGGCACGCCGGTTCCTGCACACCCTGGTGGAGCTCGGGTACGTGCGAACCGACGGCAAGACGTTCGCCCTGACGGCCAAGGTCCTGCAGCTGGGGTACGCGTACCTTTCCGGACTGTCCCTGCCGCAACTGGCCCAGCCGCACCTGGAGGAACTGTCCCTCAAACTCGGCGAGTCGACGTCGGCCGCCGTGCTGGACGGCACCGACATCGCCTACATCGCCCGGGTAGCCACGCGCCGGATCATGACGATCGGCATTACCGTGGGGACCCGCTTCCCGGCCTACGCCACCTCCATGGGCCGGGTGCTGCTCGCCCACCTGCCCCCGGCGGAGCTCAAGGCATACCTGGCAGCGGCGGAGATCAAGCCGCTCACGCCTCGGGCCATCGGCACTGTTAAAGAGCTGCTCGCGGTGCTGGACACCGTCCAGGAGCAGGGGTGGTGCCTGCTTGACCAGGAACTGGAGCTGGGCCTGATGTCCGTTGCCGCGCCCGTGTATGACGGATCCAAGGTGGTTGCCGCGGTCAATGTCTCTCTGCAGGCCCAGTCCGTGGACGCCAAACCGGACCGTGAAGCCTACCTGGCGTCAGTGGCGCAGGAGATCGTGGCCACTGCCAAGCTCATCTCAGCAGACCTCACCGCGCGGGGCTAG
- a CDS encoding Re/Si-specific NAD(P)(+) transhydrogenase subunit alpha encodes MKLGIPRERREGERRVAATPDTVRQLAGMGLEVLVETGAGDGAGHADREYQNAGAAIVPELDFADLDILAHVRPLEPNTAASLKRGAVTVGLASPSSELPAVQALADAGVTSFALELVPRISRAQSMDALTSQALVAGYRCVLEAAIRLPRFFPLYMTAAGTVPPARVLVLGAGVAGLQAIGTAKRLGARVFANDIRPASADEVASMGGTFIRLDLETAEAAGGYARQLSSDAGTRQRQLLAPHVGQSDVLITTAAVPGRPAPLLVTREMVQGMRPGSVVIDLAAESGGNVEGSVPGQDIPVPTADGTGYITLVGLKDPASAMASDASRLYAKNVANLLALLVRLDDAGGSALTLDFGDEVVAGACLTHDGAVRHRPTAELLAARTAAAQPAAAAARQEGAL; translated from the coding sequence GTGAAACTGGGGATTCCGCGGGAACGCCGGGAGGGTGAACGGCGCGTCGCCGCCACTCCGGATACAGTCAGGCAGCTGGCCGGGATGGGGCTGGAGGTCCTGGTGGAGACCGGGGCAGGGGATGGCGCCGGGCACGCTGACCGGGAATACCAGAACGCGGGGGCCGCCATCGTCCCGGAATTGGACTTCGCTGACCTCGACATCCTGGCCCACGTCCGGCCCCTTGAGCCGAACACCGCCGCGTCCCTGAAAAGGGGAGCGGTCACCGTGGGGCTCGCGTCGCCGTCGTCTGAGCTGCCGGCCGTTCAGGCCCTCGCGGACGCCGGGGTGACCTCCTTCGCCCTGGAACTGGTGCCGCGCATCTCCCGCGCGCAGTCCATGGACGCGCTGACTTCGCAGGCGCTGGTGGCCGGGTACCGCTGCGTGCTGGAGGCGGCAATCCGCCTGCCCCGGTTCTTTCCGCTCTACATGACCGCAGCCGGCACCGTCCCGCCGGCCCGCGTCCTGGTGCTCGGCGCCGGCGTGGCCGGACTGCAGGCCATCGGCACGGCAAAGCGCTTGGGTGCGCGGGTTTTCGCCAACGACATCCGGCCCGCCTCCGCCGACGAGGTCGCCTCAATGGGCGGCACCTTCATCCGGCTGGACCTGGAAACAGCGGAGGCCGCGGGCGGGTACGCCCGCCAGCTCAGTTCCGACGCCGGCACCCGGCAGCGGCAGCTGCTGGCACCGCACGTGGGGCAGTCGGATGTGCTGATTACGACGGCGGCCGTCCCCGGGCGGCCCGCGCCCCTCCTGGTGACCCGCGAGATGGTGCAGGGCATGCGCCCGGGATCGGTGGTCATCGACCTCGCTGCGGAGTCCGGCGGCAACGTGGAAGGATCGGTGCCGGGCCAGGACATCCCGGTTCCCACCGCCGATGGAACCGGATACATCACCCTGGTCGGCCTGAAGGACCCGGCCTCGGCGATGGCCTCGGACGCCTCCCGCCTGTACGCCAAGAACGTGGCCAACCTGCTGGCGCTGCTGGTCCGTCTGGATGATGCCGGTGGCAGCGCGCTGACCCTGGATTTCGGCGACGAAGTAGTGGCCGGAGCCTGCCTGACCCATGACGGCGCTGTGCGGCACCGGCCCACAGCTGAACTGCTGGCCGCCCGGACAGCTGCCGCGCAGCCCGCCGCAGCCGCGGCCCGGCAGGAAGGAGCGCTCTGA
- a CDS encoding MFS transporter has product MSIPNTETTATSDEATPLTTEQAGKGGTQRRTAVRWKMFLLLLVLVAVNYIDRGSISVALPIIQKEFNLAPELVGLLLSAFFWTYALMQIPVGLLIDKFGPRKVMTASCVGWGAATAASGMAGGFLSMFIARLGIGVTEAGVMPAGGKLNAIWMHKSERGRGATILDAGAPLGAGLGGILIAGLIAATGSWRSSFVIAGAATVLMGLAVWWYVRDNPRQHRGVNAAEAEYIEASHAAEDAEAELDGSKGKRALLPYLKFRSFWAMCLGWLGFNGVFYGLLTWGPLYLAQAKGFDLKTIGWSTFVIFGAGFVGEILGGTIADKWRASGASANRVMRTLLGISSAVVIGGLVGVTVVPDPTTAVVLLSLVMFFLRWVGLFWSIPSILGGRTNAGVLGGAMNFSGNISGFVTPIAVGLIVGATGSYTWALLYFVGSAVIMGASVLTLNYNKRLPV; this is encoded by the coding sequence GTGTCCATCCCAAATACTGAAACAACGGCCACGTCCGACGAGGCCACACCCCTGACCACCGAACAAGCCGGAAAGGGCGGCACGCAACGGCGCACTGCCGTCCGCTGGAAAATGTTCCTGCTCCTGCTCGTCCTGGTTGCCGTCAACTACATCGACCGCGGATCCATCTCCGTGGCGCTGCCCATCATCCAAAAGGAATTCAACCTGGCGCCCGAGCTGGTTGGGCTGCTGCTGTCCGCCTTCTTCTGGACCTACGCCCTGATGCAGATCCCTGTGGGCCTGCTGATCGACAAGTTCGGTCCCCGCAAGGTGATGACCGCCTCCTGTGTCGGCTGGGGCGCGGCAACGGCCGCGTCGGGCATGGCCGGAGGCTTCCTGAGCATGTTTATCGCCCGCCTCGGCATCGGTGTGACTGAAGCAGGCGTCATGCCCGCCGGCGGCAAGCTCAACGCCATCTGGATGCACAAGTCGGAGCGCGGCCGCGGCGCCACCATTTTGGACGCCGGCGCCCCGCTGGGTGCAGGCCTTGGCGGCATCCTCATCGCCGGCCTTATCGCCGCCACGGGCAGCTGGCGCAGTTCGTTCGTCATCGCCGGCGCTGCAACAGTCCTGATGGGCCTGGCCGTCTGGTGGTACGTCCGGGACAACCCGCGGCAACACCGCGGTGTCAACGCCGCCGAAGCCGAGTACATTGAAGCGTCGCACGCAGCCGAGGATGCCGAAGCCGAACTCGACGGCAGCAAGGGCAAGCGCGCGCTGCTCCCCTACCTCAAATTCCGCTCCTTCTGGGCCATGTGCCTGGGCTGGCTGGGCTTCAACGGCGTCTTCTATGGTCTGCTGACCTGGGGTCCGCTGTACCTGGCCCAGGCCAAGGGCTTCGACCTGAAGACCATCGGCTGGTCCACCTTCGTCATCTTCGGTGCCGGCTTCGTAGGTGAAATTCTTGGGGGCACCATTGCGGACAAGTGGCGTGCGTCCGGCGCCTCAGCCAACCGGGTAATGCGCACCCTCCTGGGCATCTCCAGCGCCGTGGTGATCGGTGGCCTGGTGGGCGTCACCGTGGTCCCGGACCCCACCACCGCAGTGGTCCTGCTCTCCCTTGTCATGTTCTTCCTGCGCTGGGTGGGCCTGTTCTGGAGCATCCCCTCCATCCTCGGCGGCCGCACCAACGCGGGCGTCCTGGGGGGCGCCATGAACTTCAGCGGCAACATCTCCGGGTTCGTCACCCCGATCGCGGTCGGCCTGATCGTCGGGGCCACGGGCTCCTACACCTGGGCGCTGCTGTACTTCGTGGGTTCGGCGGTAATTATGGGCGCCTCCGTCCTTACCTTGAACTACAACAAACGGCTTCCTGTCTAA
- a CDS encoding NAD(P)(+) transhydrogenase (Re/Si-specific) subunit beta codes for MNLLDPVWTSLLYLAAAVCFILALRGLSSPRTARRGNLIGALGALIAVVTVFLSARLENIPWILAAIAVGSMVAAPVARRVKMTQMPQLVALFNGVGGGAAALVALLELGHADIPWVRVAIVFTLLVGAVSFAGSGITFAKLQELMTTRPVVFPGLPLVMSVVLLAAVAAGVAVVLTGSLPLAVLLLLLGLAAGVLLVLPVGGADVPIVISLLNAFTGLAVAASGLVLGNVLLVVAGTLVGASGTILTRAMAAAMGRSVTGILFGAFRGGSTAGSTAVSERPVRSSSAEDVAVLLGYAQRVIIVPGYGLAVAQGQHTAAELALALEARGIEVDFAIHPVAGRMPGHMNVLLAEANVPYESLKEMGEINPEFKTADVALVVGANDVVNPAAKTSSGSPIYGMPILEVAEARQVVFLKRSMRPGFAGIENDLLYEPQTSLLFGDAKESLAQVLGAVKAL; via the coding sequence ATGAATCTCCTCGACCCCGTCTGGACCTCGCTGCTCTATCTCGCCGCGGCGGTCTGCTTCATCCTGGCCCTGCGCGGGCTCAGTTCACCCCGCACGGCCCGGCGCGGAAACCTGATCGGCGCGCTCGGCGCCCTGATCGCCGTCGTCACCGTGTTCCTGTCTGCCCGGCTGGAGAACATTCCCTGGATTTTGGCCGCCATCGCGGTTGGCTCCATGGTGGCGGCACCCGTGGCCCGCCGCGTGAAGATGACGCAGATGCCGCAGCTGGTGGCCCTGTTCAACGGCGTGGGCGGCGGCGCGGCAGCCCTGGTGGCCCTGCTGGAACTGGGCCATGCGGACATTCCCTGGGTCCGCGTGGCCATCGTTTTCACGCTCCTGGTGGGGGCCGTTTCCTTTGCCGGCTCGGGCATCACCTTCGCCAAGCTGCAGGAACTGATGACCACCCGGCCCGTGGTGTTCCCCGGGCTCCCTCTGGTCATGTCCGTGGTGCTGCTCGCCGCGGTGGCCGCCGGCGTGGCCGTGGTCCTCACTGGGTCGCTGCCCCTTGCGGTCCTGCTGCTGCTCCTGGGCCTGGCCGCCGGTGTCCTGCTGGTGCTGCCCGTGGGCGGCGCCGACGTGCCCATTGTCATCTCGCTGCTGAACGCCTTCACCGGCCTGGCCGTGGCGGCGTCCGGCCTGGTGCTGGGCAATGTGCTGCTGGTGGTGGCCGGCACCCTGGTGGGAGCCTCGGGCACCATCCTCACCCGGGCCATGGCCGCGGCCATGGGCCGGAGCGTGACGGGCATCCTGTTCGGGGCTTTCCGGGGAGGTTCGACGGCGGGATCCACCGCCGTGAGCGAGCGTCCCGTCCGTTCGTCCTCGGCCGAGGACGTGGCAGTGCTCTTGGGCTACGCGCAGCGGGTGATCATCGTCCCCGGGTACGGCCTGGCGGTGGCCCAGGGCCAGCACACCGCCGCCGAACTGGCGCTGGCCCTGGAAGCCCGCGGCATCGAGGTGGATTTCGCCATCCATCCGGTGGCCGGCCGCATGCCGGGGCACATGAACGTGCTCCTGGCCGAGGCCAACGTGCCGTACGAGTCCCTCAAGGAGATGGGGGAGATCAATCCCGAGTTCAAGACGGCGGACGTGGCGCTGGTGGTGGGCGCCAATGACGTGGTGAACCCAGCCGCCAAGACCTCCTCCGGCTCACCGATTTATGGCATGCCCATCCTTGAGGTGGCGGAGGCCAGGCAGGTGGTGTTCCTGAAGCGGTCCATGCGCCCGGGGTTCGCCGGGATCGAAAACGACCTGCTGTATGAACCGCAGACTTCGCTGCTCTTCGGCGACGCCAAGGAATCCCTGGCCCAGGTGCTGGGCGCGGTCAAGGCCCTGTAG
- a CDS encoding ACT domain-containing protein — translation MKRPPHNTPAAELRCEVCGLMPEPPKTRLTLANIAVMLPIELLVHALVVETHLPYVAKVLVLTLTATVLVIWVAEPSAARILLRWLHAPALRHRRQLAAAPSLWRARTLLRDQPGALQRITGALARLDTNILSIHVHPVPGGVLDEFVLSVPGDVGERELLAALHDGGGSSPHAWPTTALAMADGQTRALSLAARIAAAPDELPLAVAELLHARIVPSSDPGSKASDDGTHLKIPTAWHGPITFSRPGEPFTPAESARAHRLAELAEIMSYRLAGAPS, via the coding sequence ATGAAGCGACCTCCACACAACACGCCCGCTGCTGAACTGCGCTGCGAGGTCTGCGGCCTGATGCCCGAGCCGCCCAAGACGCGGCTGACCCTGGCCAACATCGCCGTGATGCTGCCCATCGAACTGCTGGTCCACGCCCTGGTGGTGGAGACGCACCTTCCCTATGTGGCCAAGGTGCTGGTGCTGACCCTCACGGCGACGGTCCTGGTCATCTGGGTGGCCGAGCCATCGGCGGCCCGGATCCTGCTGCGCTGGCTGCACGCCCCGGCCCTGCGGCACCGCCGCCAGCTTGCGGCGGCACCGTCCCTGTGGCGGGCGCGGACACTGCTCCGGGACCAGCCCGGTGCGCTGCAGCGGATCACCGGGGCGCTGGCCCGGCTGGACACCAACATCCTGAGCATCCATGTCCACCCGGTGCCGGGCGGCGTCCTGGATGAGTTTGTCCTGTCGGTCCCCGGGGACGTAGGCGAGCGCGAGCTGCTGGCGGCACTTCACGACGGCGGCGGCAGCAGTCCGCACGCCTGGCCCACCACCGCTTTGGCCATGGCTGACGGGCAGACCAGGGCGCTCAGCCTGGCAGCGAGGATCGCTGCCGCCCCGGACGAACTGCCCCTGGCGGTGGCCGAGCTGCTGCACGCGCGGATTGTGCCGTCGTCGGACCCCGGCTCCAAAGCGTCCGACGACGGCACGCACCTTAAGATCCCCACCGCATGGCACGGCCCCATCACCTTCTCCCGGCCGGGTGAGCCGTTCACTCCGGCCGAATCCGCACGGGCCCACCGGCTGGCGGAGCTGGCCGAAATCATGTCCTACCGGCTGGCGGGCGCACCCTCATAG
- a CDS encoding maleate cis-trans isomerase family protein, with product MPATTRPRRIGMIVPSSNTCLEPQTYRILGVRTDVTVHFTRIPVTRIALDDSSDRQFDPAVMREAAQLLATADVDVIAWNGTSGSWLGSAHDQELAGEITGATGIPATTSTLAYLEAFRTFGTQRIGLFTPYTEDVNHRVIASYENEGIKTVDHRALGLSDNESFARVTDDEMRPGSLELAAEAPDALVYLCTNLYGANITTEIEEATGVPVLDSVAVTLWHALKLVDAALLEPRWGRLLG from the coding sequence ATGCCTGCCACCACCCGCCCCCGCCGGATCGGCATGATCGTGCCATCCTCCAACACCTGCCTCGAACCTCAGACGTACCGCATCCTGGGCGTCCGGACGGACGTCACGGTGCACTTCACCCGGATCCCCGTCACGCGCATCGCCCTCGATGACTCCTCGGACCGCCAGTTCGACCCCGCCGTGATGCGGGAGGCGGCACAGCTGCTGGCGACGGCGGACGTGGATGTGATTGCGTGGAACGGGACATCAGGCTCGTGGCTGGGTTCGGCACACGACCAGGAACTGGCCGGAGAGATCACCGGCGCCACCGGCATCCCGGCCACCACCTCCACGCTGGCGTACCTGGAAGCGTTCCGAACCTTCGGCACCCAACGCATCGGTCTCTTCACCCCCTACACAGAGGACGTGAACCACCGGGTCATCGCGTCCTACGAGAACGAAGGCATTAAGACTGTGGACCACCGGGCACTGGGCCTGAGCGACAACGAGTCCTTTGCCCGCGTCACCGACGACGAGATGCGGCCCGGCTCCCTGGAACTCGCGGCCGAAGCACCCGACGCGCTCGTCTACCTCTGCACCAACCTTTACGGGGCCAACATCACCACCGAAATCGAAGAAGCGACAGGTGTTCCGGTCCTGGATTCGGTGGCGGTCACCCTCTGGCATGCCCTGAAACTGGTGGACGCGGCGCTGCTGGAGCCCCGTTGGGGGCGGCTGCTGGGGTAG
- a CDS encoding GntR family transcriptional regulator encodes MLTAEETQDKERPLRETVRDTLRTRIFEGHYAPGTRLVERDLAAEFSVSRLPVREALRMLRQEGLISDRGARGAEVSSLSPKDVEDLFDVRQSLEVLACRLAAKRATDEDLAYLKGLLDNAEAFLAKGAVVEAHRSNSEFHDAITGIADNNFLKSALEPLQGRMHWLFRHVADLPELIREHRELYAAIASGDPDRAAAQSASHIGKYREQFPEDFQKTEQEFHRKRK; translated from the coding sequence ATGCTGACCGCAGAAGAGACCCAGGACAAGGAACGCCCGCTCCGGGAGACTGTCCGGGACACCCTCCGCACCCGGATTTTCGAAGGACACTATGCTCCCGGCACGCGGCTGGTGGAGCGCGACCTGGCCGCCGAATTCTCCGTATCCCGGCTGCCGGTGCGCGAGGCCCTGCGCATGCTCCGCCAGGAAGGCCTCATCAGCGACCGCGGCGCCCGCGGGGCCGAGGTGAGCAGCCTCAGCCCCAAGGACGTGGAGGACCTCTTCGACGTCCGCCAGTCCCTGGAAGTCCTGGCTTGCCGGCTCGCCGCCAAGCGGGCCACCGATGAGGACCTGGCCTACCTCAAAGGGCTGCTGGACAACGCCGAGGCCTTCCTGGCCAAGGGGGCGGTGGTGGAGGCACACCGCTCCAACAGCGAATTCCACGACGCCATCACCGGCATCGCGGACAACAACTTCCTCAAGTCCGCCCTGGAACCCCTCCAGGGCCGGATGCACTGGCTGTTCCGGCATGTGGCCGACCTGCCCGAACTCATCCGTGAACACCGCGAACTCTATGCCGCAATCGCCAGCGGTGACCCGGACAGGGCAGCAGCCCAGTCAGCATCCCACATCGGCAAGTACCGGGAACAGTTTCCCGAGGACTTCCAGAAAACCGAACAAGAATTCCACCGGAAGAGAAAATGA
- a CDS encoding amidohydrolase family protein, translating into MSHQPDLVIANATVVNSTGRQEAHIVVSDGRIAALVDAAQPVPSADRTIDATGKLVIPGGVDGHCHVAQVTGRFRTLDDYRTTSTAALWGGTTTIIDFGIPRDAQETPLAAVLHKKELATGSRCDVALHGAVISWDETVPWQLEQLAAEGVRSVKMYTTNRGTTMADGDTILKVMREMVRLDGLAYIHAEHDSIIADCTEQHAQDGRIGIEHLHRTRPELAEEISVKETLAMAEYTGAPVYFVHQSTPGAVDLVSQARDRGLQAYSETCPHYVTLDDTVYASTFPEWYACCPPMRSAETVAALKERLVSGAIHTMSSDHSCYDLSQKRERTDDVRAMPHGLPGVETRMPVTFTAMTSAGATVEQFVSAFSAEPARINAVPGKGSISEGFDADLVVFDPAEERTVNGAALHMGTDFSPFDGKALTGWPAVVVSNGRVVLDADGFHDPGAVGRFINRNGFRQHQGAAAEASQLPAAAL; encoded by the coding sequence ATGTCCCACCAGCCAGACCTTGTCATCGCCAACGCCACCGTCGTCAACAGTACCGGCCGCCAGGAAGCGCACATCGTGGTTTCTGACGGCCGGATCGCAGCCCTTGTCGACGCCGCCCAGCCGGTCCCTTCCGCGGACCGCACCATCGACGCCACGGGCAAACTCGTGATCCCGGGCGGAGTTGACGGACACTGCCACGTGGCCCAGGTGACCGGACGCTTCCGTACCCTTGACGACTACCGGACCACGTCCACCGCGGCGCTGTGGGGCGGAACCACCACCATCATTGACTTTGGCATCCCCCGCGACGCCCAGGAAACACCGCTCGCCGCCGTCCTGCATAAGAAGGAACTCGCCACCGGGTCCCGCTGCGATGTCGCCCTCCACGGGGCGGTCATCAGCTGGGACGAAACTGTCCCCTGGCAGCTCGAGCAGCTTGCCGCTGAAGGCGTCCGCTCGGTAAAGATGTACACCACCAACCGCGGCACCACCATGGCTGACGGAGACACCATCCTGAAGGTGATGCGGGAAATGGTCCGGCTGGACGGCCTGGCCTACATCCACGCCGAGCACGATTCCATCATTGCCGACTGCACCGAACAGCACGCCCAGGACGGCCGGATCGGCATCGAGCACCTGCACCGCACCCGGCCGGAACTGGCCGAGGAGATCTCCGTGAAGGAAACCTTGGCCATGGCCGAATACACGGGTGCACCGGTCTATTTCGTCCACCAGTCCACGCCCGGCGCCGTGGACCTGGTGTCGCAGGCGCGGGACCGGGGGCTCCAGGCGTACTCCGAAACCTGCCCGCACTACGTCACGCTGGACGACACCGTCTACGCCTCCACGTTCCCCGAGTGGTACGCCTGCTGCCCGCCCATGCGCAGCGCTGAAACGGTGGCCGCCCTCAAGGAGCGGCTGGTGTCCGGAGCCATCCACACGATGTCCTCAGACCATTCCTGCTACGACTTGTCCCAGAAGCGCGAGCGCACTGATGACGTGCGCGCCATGCCGCACGGACTCCCCGGCGTGGAGACGCGCATGCCGGTCACCTTCACGGCGATGACCTCGGCCGGGGCAACGGTAGAGCAGTTCGTCAGCGCCTTCTCCGCCGAACCCGCACGGATCAACGCCGTTCCCGGCAAGGGGAGCATCTCCGAGGGGTTCGACGCCGACCTGGTGGTTTTCGACCCCGCCGAGGAACGCACGGTGAACGGCGCAGCCCTGCACATGGGGACGGATTTCTCACCATTCGACGGGAAGGCACTCACGGGCTGGCCCGCCGTCGTGGTTTCCAACGGGCGGGTGGTCCTGGACGCGGACGGCTTCCACGACCCCGGCGCGGTGGGCCGCTTCATCAACCGAAACGGCTTCCGGCAGCACCAAGGAGCTGCCGCCGAAGCCTCCCAGCTGCCCGCCGCCGCCCTCTAG